One genomic region from Antedon mediterranea chromosome 3, ecAntMedi1.1, whole genome shotgun sequence encodes:
- the LOC140045036 gene encoding LOW QUALITY PROTEIN: unconventional myosin-XIX-like (The sequence of the model RefSeq protein was modified relative to this genomic sequence to represent the inferred CDS: substituted 1 base at 1 genomic stop codon), with amino-acid sequence MIHRYHSDQKAHPPHVFGIAETALCNLTRRLDKINQSIIVSGESGSGKTWNARCLLKYLTMVAVCNPGGFTPSPADCIERRILDSNPILEAFGNASTTRNHNSSRFGKYIQLQFSHGNHVVGASIQTYLLEKTRVVYQCDGARNFHIFYQMLFGGNEREMRNWLLPNVLSSDNLNYVKLNRSEDACNQKDKQDFIITKQAMCNVGLSRSQQQELFKVLSGILHLGNVEFISDDDVTGPCEIDSEKQGKXYKVDTTYVNAAAQLLGLDVDALTRCLAFRQITASHKRRKSVFMKPCLKDECHTRRDCLAKLLYARVFDWLVGFINGCTMARSWQSYIGLLDVYGFESFSFNSLEQLCINYANEKLQQHFVNNFLKAEQDDCQSEGIPWKFEDFTDNKTCLDVIEGNISIFALMNQQCKLNRHSDPSSFGEFLHDTISSANLSRAHMSVTSPAFVVHHYAEKVTYQVDGLIEKNKDGIPAELVHLLRMSSKKFVQQLVDADVTSLQNPSKTKGKKTTSTVVSKFKNSLDSLMATLHETTPHYIRCIKPSLECQPDNFDNLHVINQLRACGVLETIEISATGFPTRSAYSYCFVFFLY; translated from the exons ATGATTCATCGTTACCATAGTGATCAAAAG gcacACCCACCACATGTATTTGGAATTGCAGAAACAGCTTTGTGTAATCTTACTAGAAGACTAGACAAGATTAATCAGTCAATAATTGTCAGCGGTGAAAGTGGTTCTGGAAAG aCATGGAATGCAAGATGTTTACTAAAATATCTGACAATGGTGGCAGTATGTAACCCtgg TGGTTTTACACCATCACCAGCAGATTGCATTGAACGTAGAATATTAGACTCAAATCCTATTCTTGAAgcatttg gcAATGCTAGCACAACCAGGAATCACAATAGTAGCCGCTTTGGAAAGTACATTCAGCTACAATTCAGTCA TGGAAATCATGTTGTTGGTGCTTCTATTCAGACATATCTTCTTGAGAAAACTAGAGTTGTTTATCAATGTGATGGTGCCAGGAATTTTCACATCTTTTACCAA ATGCTGTTTGGCGGAAATGAAAGGGAAATGAGGAACTGGTTACTACCAAATGTATTGAGTTCAGACAACTTAAACTATGTGAAACTAAACCGTTCAGAAGATGCATGTAATCAAAAGGATAAACAAGATTTTATAATTACAAAGCAAGCAATGTGTAATGTTGGACTTAGCAGGTCACagcaacaagaattatttaaa GTTCTAAGTGGTATACTTCATCTTGGAAATGTAGAGTTTAttagtgatgatgatgtcacTGGACCATGTGAAATTGATTCTGAAAAACAAGGTAAATGATATAAAG TTGACACCACATATGTTAATGCTGCTGCACAGTTACTTGGTCTTGATGTTGATGCCTTAACTAGATGTCTTGCATTCCGACAAATCACTGCATCTCACAAGCGTAGAAAGAGTGTCTTTATGAAACCTTGCTTAAAAGATGAATGTCATACAAGGAGAGATTGTCTTGCAAAGTTACTCTATGCCAG AGTTTTTGATTGGCTCGTTGGATTCATCAATGGCTGTACCATGGCCAGGAGTTGGCAGTCTTACATTGGTCTACTGGATGTCTACGGATTTGAAAGTTTTTCATTTAACAGTTTGGAGCAATTATGcataaattatgcaaatgagaaGCTTCAGCAACATTTTGTGAACAACTTCCTCAAAGCAGAACAG gatGACTGTCAATCTGAGGGAATTCCATGGAAATTTGAAGACTTTACTGACAATAAAACATGTCTTGATGTTATTGAAGGCAACATCAGTATATTTGCACTTATGAATCAA CAATGCAAGTTAAACAGACATTCAGATCCAAGTTCATTTGGTGAGTTTCTTCATGACACTATCAGCAGTGCAAACTTATCTCGTGCACACATGTCAGTGACATCACCAGCTTTTGTTGTGCATCATTATGCAGAGAAAGTTACGTACCAAGTGGATGGTCTAATTGAAAAGAATAAG GATGGTATTCCAGCAGAACTTGTACATTTGCTTAGAATGAGCAGCAAGAAGTTTGTGCAACAACTAGTTGATGCTGATGTTACCAGTTTACAG aatccAAGTAAAACAAAAGGCAAAAAGACTACTTCTACAGTGGTATCAAAATTTAAG AATTCATTGGACAGTCTTATGGCTACTTTACATGAAACAACACCTCACTACATCCGCTGTATCAAACCAAGTCTTGAATGTCAACCAGACAACTTTGATAATCTTCATGTTATAAATCAACTACGTGCTTGCGGTGTTCTTGAAACAATTGAGATCAGTGCAACAGGCTTCCCTACCAGGTCAGCTTACAGCTATTGTTTTGTGTTCTTTTTATACTAA